Proteins co-encoded in one Conger conger chromosome 4, fConCon1.1, whole genome shotgun sequence genomic window:
- the podn gene encoding podocan: MFWIRSLSMARPAGFLQVLSVLMLGWALVHCQGQWEDEAEEDGVEETVPPAVVEPDVTRCPKNCNCKVEGAVDCAGVDLSQFPSDISETTRQLSLQNNQIKEVTVEQLSRLYLLETLNLQNNRLTSQGLEDEGFEILDRLSYLYLANNKLTAAPRLLPSSLVSADFAANQLTKVYPNTFGQKPRLKSVYLHNNKLTDAGLPENMFNGSNSLEILIMSSNFLRYVPKNLPSSIYRLHFKNNKLEKIPHGAFNSLSHLRELYLQNNLLSNDGMDNETFSHLSSLEYLDLSNNNLSMVPKGLPRSLVLLHLEKNSIRSITADVLTPIRNLEYLLLHNNQLRSRSIHHMAFQGLKKLHTLHMYNNQLERVPRGLPRRAKTLMLLHNMISEINRNDLAMLYTLTELNLSYNKITSPRMHKEAFRKLRLLESLDLSGNSLHILPVGLPKSLHVLKVKDNQLSSVSEGALASMSKLREINLSNNQLKLSSFYQGAWQGLSSLTVLDLSGNQLSHVPVDLPETLEYLYLQSNRISSVPASAFESTPNIKGIFLRFNRLSVNAVVESAFSHLKNLQVLDVGPTSTSPAHEDDLEEEKEEEEEEEEEVEEYGQ, encoded by the exons ATGTTTTGGATCAGGTCACTCAGCATGGCGAGGCCTGCGGGGTTCCTGCAGGTCCTCAGTGTGCTGATGCTAGGCTGGGCGCTGGTGCATTGCCAGGGGCAATGGGAAGATGAAGCAGAGGAAGATGGAGTGGAGGAGACAGTGCCCCCTGCAGTGGTAGAGCCAGATGTTACTCGCTGTCCAAAGAACTGCAACTGTAAAGTAGAAGGCGCGGTGGACTGTGCAGGGGTGGACCTCTCCCAGTTCCCCAGTGATATATCTGAAACCACTCGCCAGCTGTCCCTGCAG AATAACCAAATCAAGGAAGTAACTGTTGAGCAACTTTCCAGACTCTACCTGCTGGAGACACTCAACCTGCAGAACAACCGTCTAACTTCACAAG gTCTTGAAGATGAGGGATTTGAAATCCTCGATCGACTGAGTTACTTGTACTTGGCGAACAACAAG CTCACCGCAGCTCCCAGGCTCCTCCCTTCATCTCTGGTTAGTGCAGATTttgcagccaatcagctcacCAAAGTGTATCCCAACACTTTCGGCCAGAAGCCACGTCTGAA GTCAGTTTATCTTCATAACAACAAATTGACTGATGCTGGGCTTCCTGAGAACATGTTCAATGGTTCTAACTCCCTGGAGATCCTGATTATGTCCAGCAACTTCCTCCGATATGTGCCGAAGAACCTGCCCTCTTCTATCTACCGACTCCATTTTAAG AATAACAAACTGGAGAAGATTCCTCATGGGGCTTTCAACAGTCTTTCCCACCTGCGGGAACTGTACTTGCAGAACAACCTTCTTAGCAACGACGGCATGGACAATGAAACCTTCAG CCACCTGAGTAGCCTGGAGTACCTGGATTTGTCCAACAACAACCTGAGCATGGTGCCCAAGGGCCTCCCCCGAAGCCTGGTGCTGCTCCACCTGGAGAAGAACTCTATTCGCAGCATCACTGCGGACGTCCTCACCCCCATACGAAACCTTGAGTATCTGCttctgcacaacaaccaacttCGCTCACGTAGCATTCACCACATGGCGTTCCAGGGTCTGAAGAAACTACACACCCTGCACATGTACAACAACCAGCTAGAGAGAGTTCCGCGGGGGCTGCCCCGTCGCGCCAAGACCCTCATGCTGCTGCACAATATGATCTCTGAGATCAACCGCAATGACCTGGCCATGCTGTACACCCTGACCGAGCTCAACCTCAGCTACAACAAGATCACCAGCCCCCGCATGCACAAGGAGGCCTTCCGTAAGCTCCGCTTGCTGGAGTCCCTGGACCTGTCCGGAAACAGTCTGCACATTCTTCCTGTGGGCCTGCCAAAAAGCCTCCATGTGCTGAAGGTGAAGGACAACCAGCTGAGCTCCGTATCTGAGGGAGCCCTGGCGAGCATGAGCAAGCTACGCGAGATCAACCTCAGCAATAATCAGCTGAAACTCAGCTCCTTCTACCAGGGCGCCTGGCAGGGACTAAGTTCTCTTACC GTGTTGGACCTCTCAGGAAACCAACTGTCTCACGTACCTGTTGACCTTCCTGAGACCTTGGAGTACCTTTATCTGCAAAGTAACCGCATCAGCAGTGTCCCAGCAAGTGCATTTGAGAGTACGCCCAACATTAAGGGGATCTTCCTCAG GTTTAACCGGCTGTCGGTGAATGCGGTAGTAGAGAGTGCCTTTTCTCACCTAAAGAACCTGCAAGTCCTCGATGTTGGTCCAACTTCCACCAGCCCTGCCCATGAAGATGACTTGgaggaggaaaaggaggaggaggaggaagaagaggaagaagtaGAGGAATATGGTCAGTAA